The following coding sequences lie in one Maniola jurtina chromosome 11, ilManJurt1.1, whole genome shotgun sequence genomic window:
- the LOC123869411 gene encoding BRCA1-associated RING domain protein 1-like has protein sequence MTAKEEKLQNFLTALDAVKQDYTCGQCSEMLKDPVTLSACFHLVCSAHFGSLTHCPTCKIPLTNCTTYKDGDIESNVNLARDLCKIFEEFQKSVPTDINLQTETSNNTSQKGGKSKSGRFTPEMVPKNKPEKSSVLINTSIKAASKSDLKIQKAGLNTTVLSSASSNINKGNEKKNKKGETALHIACRLGKVESVIELLNQGANTNTKDNAGWTPLHEVVQNGRLDLLKLLLEHNTLIDVPGPGNETPLHEAIRYNHKEIAIELVKNGANINARNCKGETPIQLASEEMKQLLKQAEQNIIQTQGINITYISELHSELDFEEITVYCVSAFRTVLNKLKMLAKHHSNLHIETKLTKKVTHLIVDTDENDVCASTVEVLQGIVNGIWILTTNWITKSTEKKLAQFKNYEVIGVGTKIYNGPRNSRYNKYKQLPGIFDGCHFYFHNFNIKFEISPTIVLTKAMLIKLVTDAGGVVLRRAPNPELIPESEQLVPYHASETSKLFKCSHYIIYKDTYEPLYNMPHLKALPIGWLIECIEKYELCEPW, from the exons atgacTGCCAAAGAAGAAAAGTTGCAAAATTTCCTAACAGCATTAGACGCGGTCAAGCAGGACTACACCTGCGGTCAATGTTCGGAAATGCTCAAAGACCCAGTTACATTGAGTGCTTGTTTTCATTTGGTGTGTTCCGCGCATTTTGGGAGCCTTACCCACTGCCCAACCTGCAAAATCCCTTTAACAAACTGCACAACTTATAAGGATGGTGATATTGAAAGTAATGTTAACTTAGCCCGAGATCTTTGTAAAATTTTCGAAGAGTTCCAAAAGAGTGTTCCCACGGACATAAACTTACAAACGGAAACGTCGAATAATACGAGCCAAAAAGGCGGCAAAAGTAAATCTGGACGTTTTACACCCGAG ATGGTACCAAAAAACAAACCTGAAAAATCTAGTGTTTTAATTAACACATCCATTAAAGCTGCTTCTAAAAGCGATCTTAAAATACAAAAAGCTGGATTGAACACTACAGTACTGTCTTCTGCTAGCTCTAATATAAATAAAG GTAACGAGAAGAAAAACAAGAAAGGGGAGACAGCACTACACATTGCTTGTCGTTTGGGCAAAGTTGAGTCCGTCATTGAGCTCCTGAATCAGGGAGCTAACACCAATACCAAGGATAATGCGGGCTGGACCCCTTTGCACGAAGTTGTTCAAAATGGAAGGTTGGATCTACTCAAGCTCCTCTTGGAACACAATACATTGATAGATGTGCCTGGGCCAGGAAACGAAACTCCGTTACATGAAGCCATCAGGTATAACCACAAG gaaattGCAATTGAATTGGTTAAAAACGGAGCAAACATCAATGCGCGTAACTGTAAAGGCGAGACTCCGATCCAATTAGCCTCTGAAGAAATGAAACAGCTTCTCAAACAAGCCGAACAAAACATCATCCAAACCCAAGGAATAAACATAACATATATATCAGAACTGCATTCAGAGTTGGATTTTGAAGAAATAACCGTGTACTGTGTATCTGCATTTCGTACTGTGCTTAATAAACTCAAAATGTTGGCAAAGCATCATTCCAATTTGCATATTGAGACAAAGTTAACAAAGAAAGTGACTCATTTGATTGTTGATACTGACGAAAATGACGTTTGCGCATCAACTGTGGAGGTTTTACAAG GTATCGTTAACGGTATCTGGATTTTAACAACAAATTGGATTACAAAATCGACCGAAAAGAAACTAGCGCAATTCAAGAACTACGAAGTCATTGGAGTTGGCACAAAAATATACAACGGGCCGAGGAACTCGCGTTACAACAAATACAAGCAACTGCCTGGAATTTTCGACGGATGCCACTTCTATTTCCACAATTTCAACATAAAGTTTGAGATCAGTCCAACAATCGTGTTAACCAAGGCAATGTTGATTAAATTGGTTACAGATGCAGGTGGGGTTGTCCTCAGACGGGCTCCAAACCCAGAACTCATTCCAGAGTCTGAACAGCTGGTGCCATATCATGCTTCAGAGACAAGCAAGCTGTTTAAGTGTTCTCATTACATTATATACAAGGATACGTATGAGCCCTTGTACAACATGCCACACCTGAAGGCTTTGCCGATAGGCTGGCTCATCGAGTGTATAGAGAAGTATGAACTGTGCGAGCCGTGGTAG